The sequence below is a genomic window from Clostridia bacterium.
TTTGTGCGGAACTGAGCGGGATGCGGAAGGTCGTGCCGGAGGAATGTCCAGTATCAGTAATATCTCACAATCTGCCGCATTACCTCGAAATATCGCCTTGCCATAGACAGCACGACTGCTGACTGGACGGGATCGGCGCTTTCGGCCTTCGGCTACGAGTGGGGCTTTGAGCATGGAACCCTACTCGCATGCGAGATAGAGCTGCCCGGGGGGCATACGCTTCTCCTCCGGAGTTGGGTCATCTGGAGCGCCCGGGAGCGCTCTCTGAAGCCGCCGTGTTCGTTGGGCGAGAACGTGCTCGATGTGATGGAGGAGAGCTTCGGGCCTGTTGTTGAACGGGGGGCGGCGCCTGCCGCGATGGCTGCCAAGCAGGTATCGGTCAGGCTAAGTAGTTTTCGGCTTCAGCTCGTATGATATCGAGCAGCCGAGAGCATCAGCCATTCGGTTCAGGGTACGCACCGTGATGTTCTCAATAGCGCCGCGCTCTATGCGAGACACCACCGACTGGGTGGTGTTCATCCGTGCGGCCAGGTCCTTCTGGCTCATGTTCAGTTCCGTCCGACGGTTCACGGCTTGTTCGATTAGGGCGTACAACGGAGCCAGAGAGTCGTAGTAGGCCCTGACATCCGGGTCCGCCAGTATCTGTTCCCTTGCGTCCTTCCATTTCACCGTGATCACCCCTCGGATTTCATGTTGCGAAGCGAGGAGCCGGTCGACTTTCGCTCAACCCAGTCGTTCATCCGCTATGGG
It includes:
- a CDS encoding helix-turn-helix transcriptional regulator; amino-acid sequence: MKWKDAREQILADPDVRAYYDSLAPLYALIEQAVNRRTELNMSQKDLAARMNTTQSVVSRIERGAIENITVRTLNRMADALGCSISYELKPKTT